The following proteins come from a genomic window of Terribacillus aidingensis:
- the hrcA gene encoding heat-inducible transcriptional repressor HrcA: MLTERQLRILQVIVDDFIETAQPIGSRAISNKQDVAYSAATIRNDMAELEQLGLIEKTHTSSGRIPSERGYRFYVDHLLTPFHLTRQDTSAIKQTFSTNIRQMEEVVQQSAALLSELTNYTSIILGPEMLETKLKHIQILTLSDFSAVMILVTDTGHVEHKSFRIPDGMDHAEMEKVVNILNDRLAGVPLMMVPGRLKSEVQELLKQHTAHFDTMFAYLRSFMETEQPLKLYFGGKTNILMQPDFQDLNKLRSLYTMIEEEGETIARLLKGEQNGLHVSIGTENKLDAMQDCSFVTASYTADGLHMGTVALLGPTRMEYSRVMSLMNVLSGKLTSAYQDWQK, translated from the coding sequence ATGCTGACAGAAAGACAGCTGCGTATCCTTCAGGTCATAGTCGATGATTTCATTGAAACGGCGCAGCCGATTGGTTCGCGTGCTATCTCCAATAAGCAGGACGTTGCCTATAGTGCCGCAACGATTCGTAATGATATGGCTGAGTTGGAGCAGCTTGGCTTGATCGAGAAGACGCATACCTCATCCGGAAGAATACCTTCCGAAAGGGGCTATCGCTTCTACGTGGATCATCTACTGACACCGTTTCATTTGACGCGGCAGGATACGTCAGCAATCAAACAGACATTTTCGACGAACATACGTCAGATGGAAGAAGTCGTACAGCAATCCGCGGCACTGCTTTCAGAGCTTACCAACTACACAAGTATCATATTGGGACCGGAAATGCTGGAGACGAAGCTCAAGCATATTCAGATTCTTACGTTGTCCGATTTTAGTGCTGTCATGATTCTAGTGACAGACACAGGGCATGTAGAGCATAAATCTTTCCGGATACCAGATGGGATGGATCATGCTGAGATGGAAAAGGTAGTGAATATCCTGAATGACCGTTTAGCTGGTGTACCGCTTATGATGGTGCCTGGCAGACTGAAGTCTGAAGTGCAGGAGCTGCTCAAGCAGCATACCGCCCATTTTGATACGATGTTCGCTTATCTGCGCTCCTTCATGGAAACGGAACAGCCGCTCAAGCTCTATTTCGGCGGTAAGACAAACATATTGATGCAGCCCGATTTTCAGGACTTGAATAAGCTGCGAAGCCTTTATACGATGATTGAAGAAGAAGGCGAGACGATTGCGCGTCTTCTCAAAGGAGAGCAAAATGGTCTGCATGTATCCATCGGCACAGAGAACAAGCTGGATGCGATGCAGGATTGCAGCTTTGTCACTGCGAGTTACACAGCGGATGGCTTACACATGGGAACCGTCGCCTTGCTGGGTCCGA
- the hemW gene encoding radical SAM family heme chaperone HemW: MNEVKSAYIHIPFCEQLCHYCDFTKFFYREDSADEYVEALRKEMEHYIPNRQQMNTIFVGGGTPTALNMQQLEHVLKSVDSAFDVHAAREYTFEANPGDLSLEKAKLLKHYGVDRISLGVQVFDDKLLEAIGRVHRVKHVYESLDLLKQAGFDNISIDLIYALPGQTLEQFGHTVEEALQFDLPHYSSYSLQIEPKTVFYQRYKKGTLKKAPEELEANMYNLLRDQMKAHGREQYEVSNFALPGKESQHNLAYWNNDFYYGLGAGAHGYLPGRRVINIRPLPAYLKQANENGIPVLHEEPIGRKERIEEELFLGLRKKSGVNKASFRDKFGIELTEVYRKPLDLLISKGWLIEDAEHVAMTEDGFLFGNDVFQEFLLEEEPASVSN, translated from the coding sequence ATGAACGAAGTGAAATCCGCTTATATCCATATACCTTTCTGTGAACAGCTTTGTCATTACTGCGACTTCACGAAGTTTTTCTATCGGGAAGATAGTGCAGATGAATATGTAGAAGCATTACGGAAGGAAATGGAGCATTACATTCCAAACAGACAGCAAATGAATACGATCTTTGTAGGTGGCGGAACACCAACCGCTTTGAATATGCAGCAGCTGGAGCATGTGCTGAAGAGTGTTGACAGCGCATTTGATGTTCATGCAGCTAGAGAATATACATTCGAAGCAAATCCCGGGGATCTATCCTTAGAGAAGGCAAAGCTGCTTAAGCATTACGGGGTAGATCGAATCTCCCTTGGCGTTCAAGTGTTTGATGATAAACTTCTCGAAGCGATCGGCCGTGTTCACCGCGTCAAGCATGTATATGAAAGTCTTGATCTATTGAAACAGGCTGGCTTTGACAATATCAGCATCGACTTGATTTATGCGCTGCCGGGACAAACATTGGAGCAGTTTGGGCATACTGTGGAAGAAGCCTTGCAGTTCGATCTGCCGCATTATTCTTCTTATTCGCTTCAGATTGAGCCTAAGACGGTCTTTTATCAGCGGTATAAAAAGGGTACATTGAAAAAGGCGCCGGAAGAATTGGAAGCTAATATGTACAATCTGCTGCGCGATCAAATGAAGGCACATGGCAGAGAACAATATGAAGTGAGCAATTTTGCGCTTCCTGGTAAGGAAAGCCAGCATAATCTTGCATACTGGAATAATGATTTCTACTATGGACTTGGTGCAGGTGCACATGGGTACTTGCCAGGACGCCGCGTTATCAATATCCGTCCGCTTCCTGCTTATCTGAAGCAAGCGAATGAAAATGGTATACCGGTTCTGCATGAGGAGCCGATTGGCCGTAAAGAGCGTATCGAGGAAGAGCTTTTCCTTGGTCTTCGCAAGAAATCAGGAGTGAACAAAGCGAGCTTCCGTGACAAATTCGGTATCGAGCTTACTGAGGTTTACCGTAAGCCTCTGGATCTGCTGATTAGTAAAGGATGGCTCATTGAAGATGCTGAACACGTTGCTATGACTGAAGATGGATTTTTGTTCGGAAACGATGTATTCCAAGAGTTCCTTTTAGAAGAAGAACCGGCAAGCGTTTCGAATTGA
- the lepA gene encoding translation elongation factor 4 yields MVETNRRNQQHVRNFSIIAHIDHGKSTLADRILEKTKALTAREMKAQYLDAMDLERERGITIKLNAVQLEYERENGEKYIFHLIDTPGHVDFTYEVSRSLAACEGAILVVDAAQGIEAQTLANVYLAMDNDLEIIPVINKIDLPSADPERVKQEIEDVIGIDASDAILASAKAGIGIEEILEAIVDRIPPPKGNEDAPLKGLIFDSLYDSYRGVVAYTCIKEGSVKVGDKIHMMATGKEFEVNEVGVFNPAPVKKDELVVGDVGYLTASIKNVSDTRVGDTITLANNPASEALPGYRRLNPMVYCGLFPVDASNYNDLREALERLELNDSSLQYEAETSQALGFGFRCGFLGLLHMEIIQERIEREFNIDLITTAPSVIYNVVMNDGSEVRVDNPAALPDAQSRTEVQEPYVKATIMVPNDYVGTVMELCQKKRGDFQDMQYLDDVRVNVVYEIPLSEIVYDFFDQLKSQTKGYASFDYELVGYKASDLQKMDILLNGDTIDALSFIVHRDFAFDRGKAIVEKLKALIPRQQFEVPVQAAIGNKIVARSNIKAMRKNVLSKCYGGDISRKRKLLEKQKEGKKRMKMVGSVEVPQEAFMAILQMDDE; encoded by the coding sequence TTGGTAGAGACAAACAGACGAAATCAGCAGCATGTGCGGAATTTCTCGATCATTGCCCACATCGATCACGGGAAGTCTACACTGGCTGACCGTATTCTCGAGAAGACGAAGGCTCTTACTGCGCGTGAAATGAAGGCGCAGTATTTGGATGCAATGGATCTGGAAAGGGAGCGCGGCATCACTATCAAGCTGAATGCAGTGCAACTTGAATACGAACGGGAAAATGGCGAGAAATATATTTTCCATTTGATAGATACACCGGGACATGTCGATTTTACATATGAGGTATCCCGGAGTTTGGCAGCCTGTGAAGGTGCCATCCTCGTAGTGGATGCAGCTCAGGGTATCGAAGCTCAAACATTGGCCAATGTATACTTGGCGATGGATAATGACTTGGAAATCATCCCGGTTATCAATAAAATAGATCTACCGAGTGCCGACCCAGAAAGGGTAAAGCAGGAAATCGAGGATGTCATTGGCATTGATGCGAGTGATGCTATTCTGGCATCCGCTAAAGCAGGAATTGGTATAGAAGAGATTTTAGAAGCGATTGTCGACCGGATCCCGCCGCCGAAAGGGAATGAGGATGCGCCGTTAAAAGGTCTGATCTTTGATTCTTTGTATGATTCCTATCGCGGTGTTGTCGCGTATACGTGTATCAAAGAGGGTTCTGTAAAAGTAGGCGACAAAATCCACATGATGGCTACAGGCAAGGAATTTGAAGTCAATGAGGTCGGTGTTTTTAATCCGGCGCCAGTTAAAAAGGACGAGCTAGTCGTCGGTGACGTTGGTTATTTGACTGCCTCTATTAAAAATGTAAGTGATACGCGAGTAGGGGATACCATTACATTAGCCAATAATCCAGCCAGTGAGGCACTGCCCGGCTATCGCCGCTTGAATCCGATGGTTTATTGCGGATTGTTCCCGGTTGATGCGAGCAACTACAATGACTTGCGTGAAGCACTGGAAAGACTGGAGCTGAACGATAGTTCCCTGCAATATGAAGCGGAGACTTCCCAGGCGCTAGGTTTCGGATTCCGTTGTGGCTTCCTTGGTCTATTGCACATGGAGATCATCCAGGAACGTATCGAACGAGAGTTCAATATTGATTTGATCACGACAGCACCAAGTGTTATCTACAATGTCGTCATGAATGATGGCAGCGAAGTGCGTGTCGATAACCCGGCGGCTTTGCCAGATGCACAATCACGTACGGAAGTGCAAGAGCCATACGTAAAAGCGACAATCATGGTACCGAATGATTACGTTGGTACAGTCATGGAGCTATGCCAGAAAAAACGCGGTGATTTCCAGGACATGCAATACTTGGACGATGTCCGTGTAAATGTAGTTTATGAAATCCCGCTTTCTGAAATCGTGTATGACTTCTTCGATCAGCTGAAATCCCAAACAAAGGGGTATGCTAGCTTCGATTATGAACTGGTAGGTTACAAGGCATCCGATCTGCAGAAGATGGATATTCTTTTGAATGGCGACACGATAGATGCTCTATCCTTCATCGTACACCGTGATTTTGCTTTCGACCGTGGTAAAGCAATAGTAGAAAAGCTGAAGGCGTTAATCCCGCGTCAGCAGTTCGAAGTACCAGTCCAGGCTGCAATCGGGAACAAGATTGTTGCCCGTTCCAATATTAAAGCGATGCGTAAGAATGTCTTGTCCAAGTGTTATGGAGGAGATATATCACGTAAACGTAAATTACTTGAAAAGCAAAAAGAAGGTAAGAAACGGATGAAGATGGTCGGTTCCGTGGAAGTTCCACAGGAAGCATTCATGGCCATCCTGCAGATGGACGACGAATAA
- a CDS encoding stage II sporulation protein P: MGKKKNSFKRKRSGVLFIYKRTLILVGSILFLLTGIAALTSAGPAYRLSSQAITDWTRQLDSSIYLHILGNENKVFESVRPEEAPSIQISAILMQMLTTIKPDDPRTLLGSEIPGFSLYENQIVIAGEGTNYTNLPIESAQPDHIIEEEPVQEKEEKAPPEKEEQNPTEDSQEQKGEEPAPSTGEKDVVYIYHTHNQESYLPSLDAQQEDNAYNKNSNVTDAGEAMAKRLEELGIGTIADQTDIGAILNENGMAYHQSYDASRGVVEAAVAENKDVSFVFDIHRDSLKRKDTTKEIEGKTYAKVVFVVGAENKEFEKNLKLATDLHKKIEAEYPGLSRGVITKQGAGVDGVYNQDVSDKAALLEIGGAENTLEEATRTAELFAEIFADYYWEAEKVQGGQAG, translated from the coding sequence TTGGGAAAAAAGAAGAACAGCTTTAAGCGAAAGCGTTCAGGCGTACTGTTCATATATAAGCGGACACTTATCCTTGTCGGCTCCATCCTTTTTCTATTGACCGGTATAGCGGCGCTAACTTCTGCTGGGCCGGCGTACCGGCTGTCCTCACAAGCCATTACAGATTGGACAAGACAGCTTGACAGCAGCATATATTTGCATATACTCGGAAACGAAAATAAGGTTTTCGAAAGTGTTAGACCAGAAGAAGCTCCATCTATACAGATATCTGCCATTCTTATGCAAATGCTGACAACCATTAAACCGGATGATCCGAGGACTCTGCTCGGCTCCGAAATACCAGGATTCTCATTATATGAAAACCAGATTGTCATTGCTGGAGAAGGGACAAACTATACGAACCTTCCGATTGAGTCGGCGCAGCCGGATCATATTATCGAAGAAGAGCCTGTACAAGAGAAGGAAGAAAAGGCTCCGCCAGAGAAAGAAGAGCAAAACCCGACGGAAGATAGTCAGGAACAAAAAGGCGAGGAACCTGCACCTTCCACAGGGGAAAAAGATGTTGTTTATATCTATCATACACATAATCAGGAGTCCTATCTGCCTTCTTTGGATGCGCAGCAGGAAGATAACGCTTATAACAAAAATTCTAACGTTACCGATGCTGGAGAAGCAATGGCAAAGCGGCTGGAAGAGCTGGGTATCGGGACAATAGCTGACCAGACTGATATAGGAGCTATTTTGAATGAAAATGGCATGGCTTATCATCAATCCTACGATGCCTCAAGAGGAGTGGTGGAAGCTGCTGTAGCAGAAAACAAGGATGTTTCTTTCGTTTTCGATATTCATCGGGACAGCTTGAAACGGAAAGACACAACCAAGGAGATCGAAGGTAAAACATATGCAAAAGTCGTCTTCGTCGTCGGCGCAGAGAATAAGGAATTTGAAAAGAACTTGAAGCTGGCAACGGATCTGCACAAGAAGATTGAAGCCGAATACCCAGGCTTGAGTCGTGGTGTCATCACGAAACAAGGCGCTGGAGTCGACGGTGTTTATAATCAGGATGTATCTGACAAAGCAGCTCTCCTGGAAATAGGGGGGGCGGAGAATACACTGGAGGAAGCGACGCGGACGGCGGAACTTTTTGCAGAGATATTTGCGGATTATTACTGGGAAGCAGAAAAAGTTCAAGGAGGCCAAGCAGGATGA
- the gpr gene encoding GPR endopeptidase gives MIKQLQVRTDLAIEAKDLYTSSEQKQGTAAGISVTEKKTEGITVNYVQVNEEGARQIGKKPGIYITIHTEAVKNQDTKQEEETALVLAKELEQMLTENNIPTNATGLIVGLGNWNVTPDALGPEVIEKIMVTNHLFKLQPESVEEGYRPVSAVSPGVMGTTGIETSTLIHGIIEKTKPDFVIAVDALAARSVSRVNSTIQLSDTGIHPGSGVGNKRKELSKDTLGIPVFSIGVPTVVDAVTITSDTIDYLFKHFGREWKEKDKPSKALVPAGMRFGKKELTEEDLPSEEQRQAVFGMVGGLSEGEKRQLIHEVLTPLGHNLMVTPKEVDGFIADMAHVIAAGINGALHEKVNPANLSDYTR, from the coding sequence TTGATCAAGCAGCTGCAAGTACGGACGGACTTGGCTATCGAAGCAAAGGATCTTTATACATCGAGTGAACAGAAGCAGGGGACAGCAGCAGGTATTTCGGTAACAGAGAAAAAGACAGAAGGTATCACCGTCAATTATGTACAAGTAAATGAAGAAGGCGCTAGACAGATCGGAAAGAAACCAGGCATATATATTACGATTCATACCGAGGCAGTAAAGAATCAGGACACGAAACAGGAAGAGGAGACAGCACTTGTACTTGCGAAAGAACTGGAACAAATGCTGACTGAAAACAATATTCCTACTAATGCGACAGGTTTAATTGTCGGACTTGGAAACTGGAATGTGACACCGGATGCTTTGGGACCGGAAGTGATTGAGAAGATCATGGTTACCAACCATTTATTCAAGCTGCAGCCTGAATCAGTGGAGGAAGGCTATCGGCCGGTCAGTGCGGTATCACCTGGTGTGATGGGAACTACTGGTATTGAGACTAGCACCCTTATCCACGGAATAATTGAAAAAACGAAGCCGGACTTCGTCATAGCAGTAGATGCTTTGGCGGCTCGTTCGGTCAGTCGTGTAAATAGCACAATCCAATTATCCGACACAGGTATCCATCCAGGCTCAGGTGTTGGCAACAAAAGGAAAGAGCTGAGCAAAGATACGCTTGGTATTCCTGTTTTCAGTATTGGCGTTCCAACCGTCGTCGATGCGGTCACCATTACGAGTGATACAATCGATTATCTCTTCAAGCATTTTGGGAGAGAATGGAAAGAAAAAGACAAGCCGTCAAAAGCACTTGTGCCGGCAGGGATGCGTTTTGGAAAAAAGGAACTAACAGAAGAAGATTTACCAAGTGAGGAACAGCGTCAGGCAGTCTTCGGGATGGTTGGCGGTCTCAGTGAAGGGGAGAAGCGTCAGTTGATCCATGAAGTGCTGACTCCTCTTGGGCATAATCTTATGGTAACACCGAAGGAAGTGGATGGTTTTATTGCAGATATGGCCCATGTCATAGCAGCTGGCATTAATGGCGCTCTGCACGAAAAGGTCAATCCGGCGAATCTCTCGGATTACACACGCTGA
- the rpsT gene encoding 30S ribosomal protein S20: MANIKSAIKRVRVNNDARLRNQALKSDLRTAVKHVETAVSNNDAATAKTALLTASSKIDKAAQSGVIHRNKANRQKSNLTKKVNALGA, encoded by the coding sequence ATGGCAAATATTAAATCAGCGATTAAACGCGTTCGTGTAAACAACGATGCTCGTCTAAGAAACCAAGCTTTGAAAAGCGATTTGCGTACTGCAGTGAAACACGTGGAAACTGCTGTTTCCAACAACGATGCTGCTACTGCTAAAACAGCTCTTCTAACAGCTTCAAGCAAAATTGATAAAGCTGCACAAAGTGGTGTCATCCACCGCAACAAAGCTAACCGTCAGAAGTCTAACTTGACTAAAAAAGTTAACGCTCTTGGCGCATAA
- the holA gene encoding DNA polymerase III subunit delta — MSYTDALKAIKKKDFSPIYLLYGTESYFMQDIKEKIEKQFALSDGTNVSVYDLEETPIQEVIADAEEYPFFSEQKLILAYNPFFLKAKPDKSAVDHRLESLEQYVENPAAWTTLVLLAPYEKVDERKKIIKSIKKTGQAVACLPVKEWDLSDWIVTLSKEHQIVLEDAVADLLIQEAGTDLSMLRGEIEKLALYAGEGSTVTLEMAESLVSHQQTSSGLKLVDSLMAGDLAKAIYIFHDLIKLKEEPIALIALLASQFRTILHVKLLKHKGYNQAKMAEVTKVHPFVIKLALKREANFSEEELKHILFLAAETDADLKQGRMEKNLAFELLLQQIVTIRKKARMV; from the coding sequence ATGTCATATACTGACGCTTTAAAAGCAATCAAGAAAAAGGATTTTTCACCTATATACTTACTATATGGCACCGAGTCCTATTTCATGCAGGATATAAAGGAAAAAATAGAGAAACAATTCGCCCTTTCCGATGGAACGAATGTTTCCGTCTACGATTTGGAGGAAACCCCAATCCAGGAAGTTATTGCGGATGCGGAGGAATATCCTTTTTTCAGCGAACAAAAATTAATTCTCGCTTACAACCCTTTCTTCCTGAAAGCGAAGCCGGATAAGTCGGCAGTGGATCATCGTTTGGAAAGCCTGGAGCAGTATGTAGAGAATCCAGCAGCTTGGACGACACTCGTTTTATTAGCTCCATATGAGAAGGTGGATGAGCGGAAGAAAATCATCAAGAGCATCAAAAAGACAGGGCAAGCTGTGGCTTGTCTGCCGGTAAAAGAGTGGGATTTGTCGGATTGGATCGTCACGTTAAGCAAAGAGCATCAAATTGTGCTGGAGGATGCAGTAGCTGATTTGCTCATCCAGGAGGCTGGAACAGATCTTTCTATGCTGCGCGGAGAGATCGAAAAGCTTGCACTTTATGCAGGAGAGGGAAGTACGGTAACCTTGGAGATGGCAGAATCACTTGTTTCCCATCAGCAGACAAGCTCTGGATTAAAGCTGGTTGACAGCTTGATGGCAGGTGACTTAGCGAAGGCGATTTACATCTTTCATGATCTGATCAAGCTTAAGGAAGAGCCGATTGCATTGATAGCATTGCTTGCATCCCAATTCCGGACGATTTTACATGTCAAGCTTCTCAAGCATAAAGGATACAATCAAGCAAAGATGGCAGAAGTAACGAAGGTTCATCCATTCGTGATCAAGCTTGCATTGAAGCGGGAAGCAAACTTCTCGGAAGAAGAATTGAAACATATTCTGTTCTTAGCCGCTGAAACGGATGCAGATTTGAAGCAGGGACGTATGGAAAAGAACCTTGCCTTTGAACTGCTGCTTCAGCAGATAGTAACAATACGAAAAAAAGCCCGGATGGTTTAA
- a CDS encoding DNA internalization-related competence protein ComEC/Rec2, producing MIGRWHIVALAALGGMLAHSLHFSILLLIVAWLCLMYYTRRIQFTLLILSSLASLLFFGNSILGQKTPPELPLDKPIQLISAISDISETNERIQFTAEDPSGSPSIQVTYFKQEANEVLTGLSAGAKCVIKGRISQPDPATNQGQFDFKRYSRQQGIFYEIELQNLQDISCTGTSRFNQLLKARTVFLEKADKNLDSHTAAWVQAMIAGEDSNLDEETVELFNRWSLSHILAISGMHIALFSAILFFLFTKLQILTIEKTYWFLFVFLAVYPVFAGGEPSVWRSALMVMLIMVLMRFRIRLPIIDSISIVFLLLLVLDPHYLYHIGFQFSFLVSLALLLSARLYTGSFISALLETSLLSQLVILPLQVSQFYFLNPLSVLMNLFAIPFYTFIAIPLLLLISILLYPLPQFAALLGECFRFLNELVIRFIEWVDGAAFYPWVTGKLPIGISIVYFLILVLFCSAWEKGRRRIALCYGALLTAIPLAASLLPYTSSTGYVTMLDIGQGDAFVIELPYRRGVYLIDAAGSVGMDFKPTDKNFKQVIKPYLYERGIAKVHGIFASHSDHDHIGSIGKLTEEFHVDWVRTSVYFDRSKAKLWDSDIKIIPWTAGEMIHLPGWEIQLLAPSRDKKDPNKNSLVMYTVLGGKSWLFTGDIGKEEEKEIIRSYPTLRADVLKVGHHGSNTSTDPAFLQHVKPETALVSAGRNNRYGHPSPEVVDALSQQNIRIWRTDTDGAVVYAFSGKTGTFSPFLP from the coding sequence ATGATCGGAAGATGGCATATTGTCGCGCTGGCAGCCCTTGGCGGGATGCTGGCGCATTCCTTGCATTTCTCCATCTTGCTGCTAATAGTTGCTTGGCTATGCCTAATGTATTACACAAGGCGAATCCAATTTACACTCCTGATTCTGTCCTCGCTTGCTTCACTGTTATTTTTCGGCAACAGTATCCTCGGCCAAAAAACTCCCCCTGAATTGCCGCTGGATAAGCCAATTCAGCTCATCTCCGCTATATCAGATATCTCCGAAACAAATGAGCGGATTCAATTCACTGCAGAAGATCCTTCTGGTTCCCCTTCTATCCAAGTGACCTATTTCAAACAAGAAGCTAATGAAGTATTAACTGGTTTATCTGCAGGTGCTAAATGTGTCATCAAAGGCAGAATTAGCCAGCCTGATCCAGCTACTAACCAAGGACAATTTGATTTTAAGCGTTATTCACGGCAGCAAGGTATTTTTTACGAAATAGAACTTCAAAATCTCCAGGATATCTCTTGTACTGGAACATCACGATTCAATCAGCTGTTAAAGGCAAGAACAGTGTTTTTAGAAAAAGCAGATAAGAACCTTGATTCTCATACCGCTGCATGGGTGCAGGCGATGATTGCTGGGGAAGACAGCAATTTGGATGAGGAGACGGTGGAGCTTTTCAATCGCTGGAGCTTGTCGCATATCCTTGCCATCAGCGGCATGCATATCGCATTATTTTCGGCAATCCTCTTCTTCCTCTTCACAAAACTCCAGATTCTTACGATAGAAAAGACCTATTGGTTTTTATTTGTCTTTTTGGCTGTTTATCCCGTATTTGCAGGCGGGGAACCGTCGGTTTGGCGTTCTGCTTTAATGGTGATGCTCATCATGGTGCTGATGCGCTTTCGCATTAGGCTGCCTATCATCGATAGCATCAGTATCGTTTTCTTACTTTTACTTGTCCTCGACCCGCATTATCTATACCATATTGGTTTTCAATTTTCGTTTCTTGTCAGCTTGGCATTGCTTTTATCGGCCCGCCTTTACACTGGCTCTTTTATAAGTGCGCTGCTGGAAACAAGCCTTTTAAGCCAGCTTGTCATCCTTCCTCTGCAGGTCTCCCAATTCTACTTCTTGAATCCATTGTCTGTTTTAATGAATCTCTTTGCCATTCCGTTCTATACGTTTATTGCTATTCCTCTTTTGCTGTTAATCAGTATCCTGCTATACCCTTTGCCGCAGTTTGCTGCTCTTCTAGGAGAGTGTTTTCGTTTTCTAAATGAATTAGTGATCCGATTTATTGAATGGGTAGATGGTGCAGCTTTTTATCCTTGGGTAACAGGCAAGCTTCCAATTGGTATCTCTATAGTTTATTTTCTGATTCTTGTTCTATTTTGCTCAGCGTGGGAGAAAGGCAGGCGAAGGATTGCTCTTTGTTATGGTGCTTTACTTACAGCAATTCCGCTTGCTGCATCGCTGCTGCCTTATACGAGCAGTACAGGATATGTCACGATGCTCGATATCGGGCAAGGAGATGCATTTGTCATCGAATTACCTTATCGCAGAGGTGTTTATCTAATTGATGCAGCTGGCAGTGTCGGAATGGACTTTAAGCCGACTGATAAGAATTTCAAGCAGGTAATCAAACCATATTTGTATGAGCGGGGAATTGCCAAAGTTCATGGCATCTTTGCTTCGCATTCGGATCATGATCATATTGGAAGTATTGGTAAGCTTACAGAGGAATTTCATGTGGATTGGGTACGTACTTCTGTCTATTTTGACCGTTCAAAAGCAAAACTTTGGGATTCGGATATAAAGATAATACCTTGGACAGCTGGAGAGATGATCCATCTTCCTGGCTGGGAAATCCAGCTGCTGGCTCCTTCACGTGATAAAAAGGATCCCAACAAGAATTCGCTTGTCATGTATACGGTGCTGGGCGGGAAGAGCTGGCTTTTTACGGGTGATATAGGCAAAGAGGAGGAAAAGGAAATCATCCGGAGTTATCCGACTTTACGAGCGGATGTACTGAAGGTCGGACATCATGGCAGCAATACCTCGACTGATCCAGCATTTCTTCAGCATGTGAAGCCGGAGACAGCGCTGGTTTCGGCTGGCCGGAACAACAGATATGGCCATCCGTCACCAGAGGTTGTGGATGCATTGTCACAACAAAACATCCGTATCTGGCGTACAGATACGGATGGGGCGGTCGTCTATGCCTTCTCAGGGAAGACAGGCACATTTAGCCCGTTCCTCCCATAA
- a CDS encoding ComE operon protein 2 yields MERIAWNQYFMAQSHLLALRSTCQRLMVGATVVRDKRIIAGGYNGSVTGSKHCVDEGCYVIDGHCVRTVHAEMNALLQCAKFGVPTEGAEIYVTHFPCLQCCKALIQAGIKTVYYANDYKNHPYAIDLFAEAGVKTEQVELDAVVVDTKPQETQNLMEKVVEKLKQLDDTESQQLAEEAASRYQLPTKERI; encoded by the coding sequence ATGGAACGAATCGCATGGAATCAATACTTTATGGCGCAAAGCCACTTGCTGGCATTGCGCAGCACCTGTCAGCGTCTGATGGTTGGTGCGACTGTAGTCCGAGATAAACGGATCATCGCCGGCGGTTATAATGGCAGTGTCACTGGCAGCAAGCACTGCGTCGATGAAGGTTGCTACGTAATCGATGGTCATTGCGTGCGGACAGTACACGCAGAAATGAATGCCCTCTTACAATGTGCGAAATTCGGAGTACCAACCGAAGGAGCTGAAATTTACGTTACACATTTTCCGTGCTTGCAATGCTGTAAAGCCTTAATTCAAGCTGGTATCAAAACGGTCTATTATGCGAATGATTACAAAAATCATCCTTATGCGATTGATCTTTTTGCTGAAGCAGGTGTCAAGACGGAACAGGTAGAGCTTGATGCAGTTGTAGTGGATACGAAGCCGCAGGAAACTCAAAACCTGATGGAAAAAGTAGTGGAGAAGCTCAAGCAGCTGGACGATACCGAAAGTCAGCAGCTTGCTGAAGAAGCTGCTTCTCGTTATCAACTTCCAACCAAAGAACGGATATGA